The Meles meles chromosome 6, mMelMel3.1 paternal haplotype, whole genome shotgun sequence genome has a window encoding:
- the BTBD6 gene encoding BTB/POZ domain-containing protein 6: MLLPLACLHGRVAQCLTALLVLAEPPPRPRRGARALGPPPARAEAALPAKMAAELYPAAGAAAATATDIANSNAAAAAAGRKGPPCAPPPAPPPPAPAPPAPDNNNLESPSWQSVHPTLRERNALMFNNELMADVHFVVGPPGAARRVPAHKYVLAVGSSVFYAMFYGDLAEVKSEIHIPDVEPAAFLILLKYMYSDEIDLEADTVLATLYAAKKYIVPALAKACVNFLETSLEAKNACVLLSQSRLFEEPELTQRCWEVIDAQAEMALRSEGFCEIDWQTLEIIVTREALNAKEAVVFEAVLNWAEAECKRQGLPVTARNKRHVLGPALYLVRIPTMSLEEFANGAAQSDVLTLEETHSIFLWYTAANKPPLSFPLTKRKGLAPQRCHRFQSSAYRSNQWRYRGRCDSIQFAADRRVFVAGLGLYGSSAGKAEYSVKIELKRLGLVLAQKRTRFVSDGSSSTFPVWFEHPVQVEQDTFYTASAVLDGSELSYFGQEGMTEVQCGKVTFQFQCSSDSTNGTGVQGGQIPELIFYA; this comes from the exons ATGCTGCTGCCCCTGGCCTGCCTGCACGGCCGGGTGGCGCAGTGCCTCACGGCGCTCCTGGTGCTCGCGGAGCCGCCCCCCCGGCCCCGGCGCGGCGCTCGGGCGCTCGGTCCCCCGCCGGCGCGCGCGGAGGCCGCCCTGCCCGCGAAGATGGCCGCGGAGCTGTACCCGGCcgccggcgccgcggccgccACCGCCACGGACATCGCCAACAGCAacgccgccgccgcggccgcgGGCAGGAAGGGCCCGCCctgcgccccgccgcccgccccgccgccgcccgcgcccgcgccgcccgccccCGACAACAACAACTTGGAGAGCCCCAGCTGGCAGTCGGTGCACCCGACCCTGCGCGAACG GAACGCACTCATGTTCAACAACGAGCTCATGGCCGACGTGCACTTCGTCGTGGGGCCCCCGGGAGCGGCCCGCAGGGTGCCCGCCCACAAG TATGTCCTGGCCGTGGGCAGCTCCGTCTTCTATGCCATGTTCTACGGCGACTTGGCCGAAGTCAAGTCGGAAATCCACATCCCGGACGTGGAGCCCGCGGCCTTCCTCATCTTGCTCAA GTACATGTACAGCGACGAGATTGACCTGGAAGCTGACACGGTGCTGGCCACTCTCTACGCTGCCAAGAAGTACATCGTCCCCGCTCTAGCGAAAGCCTGTGTCAACTTCCTGGAGACGAGTCTGGAAGCCAAAAACGCCTGCGTCCTGCTGTCACAGAGCCGGCTGTTCGAGGAGCCGGAGCTGACCCAGCGCTGCTGGGAGGTCATCGACGCGCAGGCCGAGATGGCTCTGCGGTCTGAAGGCTTCTGTGAGATCGACTGGCAGACCCTGGAAATCATCGTGACGCGGGAGGCCCTCAACGCCAAGGAGGCAGTGGTCTTCGAGGCCGTGCTCAACTGGGCAGAAGCAGAGTGCAAGAGACAGGGCTTGCCGGTCACCGCGCGCAACAAGAGGCACGTTTTGGGGCCCGCCCTCTACCTGGTCCGGATCCCCACCATGAGCCTGGAGGAGTTTGCCAACGGCGCGGCCCAGTCGGATGTCCTGACCCTGGAGGAGACGCACAGCATCTTCCTGTGGTACACGGCGGCCAACAAGCCCCCGCTCAGCTTCCCCCTGACCAAGAGGAAGGGCCTGGCCCCGCAGCGCTGCCACCGCTTCCAGTCGTCCGCCTACCGCAGCAATCAGTGGCGCTACCGCGGGCGCTGCGACAGCATCCAGTTCGCCGCGGACAGGAGGGTGTTCGTCGCCGGGCTGGGCCTATACGGCTCCAGCGCCGGGAAAGCCGAGTACAGCGTCAAGATCGAACTCAAGCGGCTGGGGCTGGTGCTGGCGCAGAAGCGGACCAGGTTTGTGTCGGACGGCTCCAGCAGCACCTTCCCGGTGTGGTTCGAGCACCCCGTGCAGGTGGAGCAGGACACCTTCTACACGGCCAGCGCCGTCCTGGACGGCAGCGAGCTCAGCTACTTTGGGCAGGAAGGCATGACGGAAGTACAGTGCGGGAAGGTGACCTTCCAGTTCCAGTGCTCCTCGGACAGCACCAACGGGACCGGGGTGCAGGGTGGGCAGATCCCCGAGCTCATCTTCTACGCCTGA